Proteins encoded within one genomic window of Terriglobales bacterium:
- a CDS encoding glutaredoxin family protein gives MSTAPQVLLYSRRGCHLCEIVKESLNKLSRRGGFTWSEVDVDSDDDLRRRYNDEVPVVFINGRKAFKYRMDEKEFLKRLEAREPKQN, from the coding sequence ATGAGCACCGCGCCCCAGGTCCTGCTCTACAGCCGGCGGGGATGCCACCTGTGCGAGATCGTGAAAGAGTCGTTGAACAAGCTCTCGCGCCGGGGCGGCTTTACCTGGAGCGAAGTGGACGTGGATTCGGACGACGACCTGCGCCGGCGCTACAACGACGAGGTGCCGGTGGTGTTCATCAACGGCCGCAAGGCGTTCAAGTATCGGATGGACGAGAAGGAGTTCCTGAAGCGGCTGGAGGCGAGGGAACCAAAGCAAAATTAA
- a CDS encoding SDR family oxidoreductase: MGDLTGRSVLITGGARRLGKAIALAMARAGADVAITYFESKKEAQQTAQRIGRAGVTAIAIPCDVTDEASIRHAVAQAAERFGGLDILVNNAANYEVADFESITVAQWDHIFATNTRAPYLVTRAALPALRRARGRVINMGSLGGELAWVTNAHYCASKAALHHLGRVMAKALAPDIAVNTVAPGMIQLDEPPKHTARRGRADTFFARQAQRTPMQRNGAAADVVAAVMFLATAPHFITGQLVIVDGGLKLA; this comes from the coding sequence GTGGGCGATTTGACCGGCAGATCGGTGCTCATCACCGGCGGCGCGCGCCGTCTCGGCAAGGCGATCGCTCTCGCCATGGCCCGCGCCGGCGCCGACGTGGCCATCACCTACTTCGAATCGAAGAAGGAAGCCCAGCAGACGGCGCAGCGCATCGGGCGGGCCGGCGTTACCGCGATCGCCATCCCATGTGACGTCACCGACGAAGCCAGCATTCGCCACGCCGTCGCTCAGGCCGCCGAACGCTTCGGCGGGCTCGATATCCTGGTGAACAACGCTGCCAACTACGAGGTCGCCGACTTCGAGAGCATCACCGTCGCGCAGTGGGACCACATCTTCGCCACCAACACGCGCGCGCCGTACCTGGTGACGCGTGCCGCGCTGCCCGCGCTGCGCCGCGCCCGCGGACGCGTGATCAACATGGGTTCGCTCGGCGGCGAGCTCGCCTGGGTGACGAACGCACACTACTGCGCGTCAAAGGCGGCGCTGCATCACCTGGGCCGCGTGATGGCCAAGGCCCTGGCGCCCGATATCGCGGTGAACACGGTAGCGCCCGGCATGATCCAGCTCGACGAGCCCCCCAAACACACCGCGCGCCGCGGCCGCGCCGACACGTTTTTCGCGCGCCAGGCGCAGCGCACGCCCATGCAGCGCAACGGCGCCGCCGCCGACGTGGTCGCCGCCGTCATGTTCTTGGCCACCGCGCCGCATTTCATTACCGGACAGTTGGTGATCGTTGATGGCGGCCTGAAACTCGCCTGA